A region from the Rhizoctonia solani chromosome 13, complete sequence genome encodes:
- a CDS encoding Retrotransposon gag protein: MPGLGAIGETNLSSSQVQSGWSAPSSCTHTPAPAAEPPHVYSPMSFSQMSDCEVLDMVAQNMIILKKEFSQLQGAYEAQHDQIALLRAELEEHCDQSQNQHIFYSTQIQGAAASIQAVQDQLLHNSTTCPTAPPPPPPSGTATSTNPPIAPASSNLDLKFAKPNKFNGKKEDALNFIIACQAYIRAKGANRSHEEKILWVTSYFEGAAEDWVRPYKERKVFRGEAVPLLEDIDVFWAEFTKHYVDTNRDEKYRQKWNNLRQKASVQEYTQEFQQYSVSLGYSDETLRNKYYDGLQNNIKDIMLSTMFQWRRATAQQVYDKAEEIANHIESTRLSHPSVSTVRAPANAAPTTTSTPPSTRTRLNVGDNVYMIDPTTRRAKKGAITSIVCTTSGNMPNVRWNGETKDTMIPFPSLKKDERPTAAAPVKTIIAPTPVLASNSKGPGPMDLDGRGFSNLTCHVCGGKGHFARNCPSKPMSGHVANVEWSWERPKEENRIEVVSDEEELGKGKAKAN; encoded by the coding sequence atgcctggctTGGGCGCAATAGGAGAGACTAATTTGTCTTCTTCTCAAGTTCAATCAGGATGGTCCGCTCCATCCTCTTGTACacatactcctgctcctgcggctGAGCCGCCACATGTATATTCCCCCATGTCTTTTAGCCAGATGTCAGATTGTGAAGTACTTGATATGGTTGCTCAAAATATGATTATCTTAAAAAAAGAGTTCTCGCAATTACAAGGCGCCTATGAGGCAcaacatgatcaaatagCATTGTTAAGggcagaacttgaggaacatTGCGATCAATCGCAAAATCAACACATATTCTATTCCacccaaatccaaggagcgGCCGCTTCCATTCAGGCTGTGCAAGACCAGCTACTTCACAATTCCACTACTTGTCCCACGGctcctcccccacctccaccttctggcacagccacctccaccaatcccCCAATTGCTCCTGCGTCTTCCAATTTGGATTTGAAATTTGCTAAACCCAATAAGTTCAATGGCAAGAAAGAGGACGCCCTCAATTTCATTATTGCCTGCCAGGCCTATATAAGAGCGAAAGGAGCAAATAGATCCCACGAGGAGAAAATATTGTGGGTAACATCATATTTTGAAGGTGCAGCAGAAGATTGGGTTCGCCCCTATAAAGAAAGGAAGGTTTTCAGGGGAGAAGCAGTCCCATTATTGGAGGATATTGACGTATTCTGGGCAGAATTCACTAAGCATTATGTGGACACTAATCGCGATGAGAAGTACCGTCAAAAATGGAATAATTTGCGGCAGAAAGCATCGGTTCAGGAATACACCCAAGAATTCCAACAATACTCCGTGTCCCTGGGTTACAGCGACGAGACACTGCGCAATAAGTACTATGATGGCCTCCAAAACAATATTAAGGACATCATGCTTTCaactatgttccaatggcgccGCGCTACTGCCCAACAAGTCTATGATAAGGCAGAGGAGATCGCAAACCATATCGAATCTACACGCTTATCTCATCCTTCTGTCTCCACAGTCCGCGCCCCTGCTAATGCCGCCCCCACTACCACTTCCACTCCCCCTTCCACCCGCACTCGTCTCAACGTGGGAGACAATGTCTATATGATTGACCCAACCACTcgccgcgccaagaaaggcgctattACTTCAATTGTTTGTACTACTTCTGGCAATATGCCCAATGTTAGGTGGAATGGGGAAACAAAGGACACAATGATTCCTTTCCCATCTCTTAAAAAAGACGAACGCCCCACCGCTGCTGCCCCAGTCAAGACCATCATTGCTCCTACCCCTGTCCTGGCCTCAAACTCCAAaggcccaggccccatggatcttgatggaagaggATTTTCAAACCTCACTTGCCATGTATGCGGTGGAAAAGGTCACTTTGCACGCAATTGCCCTTCCAAGCCCATGTCgggacatgtggctaatgttgaatggtcttgggaaagacCTAAAGAGGAAAATAGGATTGAAGTTgtctctgatgaggaagagttgggaaaaggaaaagccaaggccaactaa